A single Magnetospirillum sp. DNA region contains:
- a CDS encoding sigma-54 dependent transcriptional regulator — MRLLIIGTLSGQVSTAAKIAIARGAKVSQADDVARGLEALRGGKGADLVMIDVSLDIGGLVDALRNERIHIPVVACGIGADSAAAVRAIKAGAKEYIPLPPEPELIAAVLAAVTEESAAIVFKDPAMGDTLRLADRIAASDASILITGESGTGKELMARYIHVKSKRAQAPVICVNCAAIPDNLLESELFGHEKGAFTGAVARRIGKFEEANGGTLFLDELGEMDMRLQAKLLRAIQERVIDRVGGTTPIKIDIRILASTNRDLEGEVRAGRFREDLYFRLNVVTVRLPPLRARPLDIDVLAEHFMRKYAEANGTDARAVAPEAMAMLRAHTWRGNVRELENTMHRAVLLAKGPTIGPEAIVLQGATRAEDRPSAGAPQGTNGGEAGGPRAGLVGRTVDDVERELILDTLNHCLGNRTHAANILGISIRTLRNKLKIYNDQGFAPPPPAGNEPRAAY, encoded by the coding sequence ATGCGTCTTCTGATTATCGGCACGCTGAGCGGCCAGGTTTCGACGGCCGCCAAAATCGCGATCGCGCGCGGCGCCAAGGTAAGCCAAGCCGACGACGTGGCGCGCGGGCTCGAAGCCTTGCGCGGCGGCAAAGGTGCGGACCTCGTGATGATCGACGTGAGCCTCGACATCGGCGGCCTCGTCGATGCGCTGCGCAACGAGCGCATCCACATTCCGGTCGTTGCGTGCGGCATCGGTGCGGATTCGGCCGCCGCCGTGCGGGCGATCAAGGCGGGGGCCAAAGAATACATCCCGCTCCCGCCCGAGCCCGAGCTGATTGCGGCCGTTCTCGCCGCCGTCACGGAGGAAAGTGCGGCCATCGTCTTCAAAGACCCGGCGATGGGCGACACGCTGCGCTTGGCCGACCGCATCGCCGCGTCGGACGCCTCGATCCTGATCACGGGCGAGTCCGGGACTGGCAAAGAGCTGATGGCGCGCTACATCCACGTCAAAAGCAAGCGTGCGCAAGCACCGGTGATCTGCGTGAACTGTGCGGCGATCCCCGACAATCTGCTCGAAAGCGAATTGTTTGGCCACGAAAAAGGTGCCTTCACAGGTGCCGTTGCGCGCCGCATCGGCAAATTCGAAGAAGCCAATGGCGGCACGCTGTTTTTGGACGAACTCGGCGAAATGGACATGCGCCTGCAGGCGAAGCTGTTGCGCGCCATCCAGGAACGCGTGATCGACCGCGTGGGCGGAACAACGCCCATCAAGATCGACATCCGCATCCTTGCGTCGACCAATCGCGACCTCGAAGGCGAAGTGCGCGCGGGCCGCTTCCGCGAAGATCTCTATTTCCGCCTCAACGTCGTGACCGTGCGCCTGCCGCCGTTGCGTGCGCGCCCGCTCGACATCGACGTTCTGGCCGAACATTTCATGCGCAAATACGCCGAAGCCAACGGCACCGACGCGCGCGCGGTCGCACCCGAGGCGATGGCAATGCTGCGCGCCCATACGTGGCGCGGCAACGTGCGCGAACTCGAAAACACGATGCACCGCGCCGTGCTCCTCGCCAAAGGTCCGACGATCGGGCCGGAAGCGATCGTGCTGCAGGGTGCGACGCGCGCCGAAGACCGCCCGAGTGCCGGTGCCCCGCAAGGGACGAACGGCGGCGAGGCCGGCGGTCCGCGCGCAGGCCTCGTGGGCCGCACGGTCGACGACGTCGAGCGCGAGCTCATCCTCGACACGCTGAACCATTGCCTGGGCAACCGCACGCATGCGGCCAACATCCTCGGCATTTCGATCCGCACGCTTCGCAACAAGCTCAAGATCTACAACGACCAGGGCTTTGCACCACCGCCCCCCGCCGGCAACGAACCGCGCGCAGCCTATTGA
- the flhA gene encoding flagellar biosynthesis protein FlhA — protein MAEPNAQPMLEAPAAPAPGAPGGGGFNLGFDPIASLRQLGRQGDVMLALGVFAILVVLLVPLPTWLVDILLALSITFSVLILLVSLFIQRPLDFSSFPTILLIATLLRLALNLATTRLILSHGHEGIGAAGEVIRAFGGLLMGGNFVIGVIIFAILIIVNFVVITKGSGRIAEVSARFNLDAMPGKQMAIDADLSAGLIDEAAARKRRQELEDESTFFGSMDGAAKFVRGDAIAGLLITFINVIAGIIIGTTSHGLTIAQAAQYYTLLTVGDGLVSQVPALITSVASGLLVTKAGIRGSADKAMFGQLGGYPKALVLCAVLTGGLALVPGLPFFPFAVLSAISGYAAYEMFKQRETLEQEEIARKAIADAPPPPPEETIQSSLHIDLIRLELGYGLLPLINADRGQRLTDQIKALRRQLASDMGFVMPSVRIQDNMQLPATEYAMRIKEIIAGRGDLRPGQLLVMDPRGEAIAMQGEATKEPTFGLPAMWVDEGLREEALFKGMTVVDPQTVITTHLTEIIKDNMAELLSYTETQKLLDELGKEHKKLVEEIVPSQITVGGLQRVLQNLLAERVSIRDLPAILEGVSEATSHTRNITAITEHVRTRLARQLCEQSAADGGVVPLVTLGPEWEQSFAESIVGQGEERQLSMQPSRLQEFIQTVRSVFEHHSMMGENPVLLTSPLARPFVRSIVERFRPATTVMSQNEIHPKARIKTVGTI, from the coding sequence ATGGCTGAACCCAACGCCCAACCGATGCTTGAAGCCCCGGCAGCGCCCGCACCGGGTGCGCCCGGCGGCGGCGGCTTCAATCTCGGTTTCGATCCGATCGCGAGCCTGCGCCAGCTCGGCCGCCAGGGCGACGTCATGCTCGCCCTGGGCGTGTTCGCGATTCTCGTCGTGCTGCTCGTCCCGCTGCCGACCTGGCTCGTCGACATTCTGCTCGCTTTGTCGATCACCTTCTCGGTGCTGATCCTGCTCGTCTCGCTGTTCATCCAGCGCCCGCTCGATTTCAGTTCGTTCCCAACCATTCTGCTGATCGCGACTTTGCTGCGCTTGGCGCTCAATCTTGCGACCACGCGCCTCATCCTGTCGCACGGGCACGAGGGTATTGGTGCCGCGGGCGAAGTCATCCGCGCCTTCGGCGGCTTGCTGATGGGCGGCAATTTCGTGATCGGCGTGATCATTTTCGCGATTCTGATCATCGTGAACTTCGTCGTCATCACCAAAGGTTCGGGCCGCATCGCCGAAGTGTCGGCGCGTTTCAACCTCGACGCCATGCCCGGCAAGCAGATGGCGATCGACGCCGACCTTTCGGCAGGCCTCATCGACGAAGCGGCCGCACGCAAGCGGCGCCAGGAACTCGAGGACGAAAGCACCTTCTTCGGCTCAATGGACGGTGCCGCGAAATTCGTGCGCGGCGACGCGATCGCGGGCCTGCTGATCACCTTCATCAACGTGATCGCCGGCATCATCATCGGCACCACAAGCCACGGCCTCACGATCGCGCAGGCAGCCCAGTACTACACGCTGCTGACCGTCGGCGACGGCCTCGTGAGCCAGGTGCCCGCGCTCATCACCTCGGTGGCCTCGGGCTTGCTCGTGACCAAGGCCGGCATTCGCGGCTCGGCCGACAAAGCGATGTTCGGCCAGCTCGGCGGCTATCCCAAAGCGCTCGTGCTGTGCGCCGTGCTGACCGGCGGCCTTGCTCTCGTTCCAGGCCTGCCCTTCTTCCCCTTCGCCGTGCTGTCCGCGATCAGCGGCTATGCGGCGTACGAGATGTTCAAACAGCGCGAAACCCTCGAGCAGGAGGAAATTGCGCGCAAGGCGATCGCCGACGCGCCGCCGCCGCCGCCCGAAGAGACGATCCAGTCGTCGCTGCATATCGATCTCATCCGCCTCGAACTCGGCTACGGCCTGCTGCCGCTGATCAACGCCGACCGCGGCCAGCGCCTCACCGACCAGATCAAGGCGCTGCGCCGCCAGCTCGCCTCCGACATGGGCTTCGTGATGCCCTCGGTGCGCATCCAGGACAACATGCAGCTGCCCGCCACCGAATACGCGATGCGCATCAAGGAAATCATCGCCGGGCGCGGCGATCTGCGCCCGGGCCAATTGCTGGTCATGGATCCGCGCGGCGAAGCGATCGCGATGCAAGGCGAGGCCACGAAGGAGCCGACCTTCGGCCTACCCGCCATGTGGGTGGACGAGGGCTTGCGCGAGGAAGCCTTGTTTAAGGGCATGACCGTGGTCGATCCGCAGACCGTCATCACCACGCATCTGACCGAAATCATCAAAGACAACATGGCCGAGCTGCTTTCGTACACCGAGACGCAGAAGCTGCTCGACGAACTCGGCAAGGAGCACAAGAAACTCGTCGAAGAGATCGTGCCGAGTCAGATCACCGTCGGCGGGCTGCAGCGCGTGCTGCAGAACCTGCTTGCCGAGCGTGTGTCGATCCGCGATCTGCCCGCGATCCTTGAGGGCGTATCGGAAGCCACGAGCCACACGCGCAACATCACGGCGATTACCGAGCATGTGCGCACGCGCCTTGCCCGCCAGCTGTGCGAACAGAGTGCGGCCGACGGTGGCGTGGTGCCGCTCGTGACGCTCGGCCCCGAATGGGAGCAGAGCTTCGCCGAATCGATCGTGGGCCAAGGCGAAGAGCGCCAGCTTTCGATGCAGCCCTCGCGGCTCCAGGAATTCATCCAGACGGTCCGCTCGGTTTTCGAGCACCATTCGATGATGGGCGAAAATCCAGTGCTGCTGACGAGCCCGCTCGCACGGCCCTTCGTGCGCTCGATCGTCGAGCGTTTCCGCCCGGCCACGACCGTGATGTCGCAGAACGAAATCCACCCCAAAGCGCGCATCAAGACGGTGGGAACCATCTAA